The Martelella sp. AD-3 genome includes a region encoding these proteins:
- the rplL gene encoding 50S ribosomal protein L7/L12: MADLAKIVDELSELTVLEAAELSKMLEEKWGVSAAAPVAVAAAGGAGEAAAAVEEKTEFDVVLAEAGSNKIGVIKEVRAITGLGLKEAKELVESAPKAIKEAVSKGEAEELKGKLEAAGAKVELK; encoded by the coding sequence ATGGCTGATCTCGCCAAAATCGTAGACGAACTTTCTGAACTGACGGTTCTCGAAGCCGCTGAACTGTCCAAGATGCTCGAAGAGAAGTGGGGCGTTTCCGCCGCTGCTCCGGTTGCAGTCGCTGCTGCCGGTGGTGCTGGCGAAGCTGCTGCCGCTGTTGAAGAGAAGACCGAATTCGACGTTGTCCTGGCTGAAGCCGGCTCCAACAAGATCGGCGTCATCAAGGAAGTTCGCGCCATCACCGGTCTCGGCCTCAAGGAAGCCAAGGAACTCGTCGAGAGCGCTCCGAAGGCCATCAAGGAAGCCGTTTCCAAGGGCGAAGCCGAAGAGCTCAAGGGCAAGCTGGAAGCAGCCGGCGCCAAGGTCGAGCTCAAGTAA
- the rplJ gene encoding 50S ribosomal protein L10, translating into MERAEKREFVTELNEVFKASGSVVVAHYAGVTVAQMNDFRSKMRQAGGTVKVAKNRLARIALQGTESEGMADLFTGQTLIAYCDDPVTAPKVCMDFAKTNDKLVVIGGAMGATVLDAEGVKSLATMPSLDELRAKLVGMIQTPATRIATIASAPASQLARVLNAYATKDEAA; encoded by the coding sequence GTGGAAAGAGCGGAAAAACGCGAATTCGTCACGGAACTGAACGAAGTCTTCAAGGCTTCCGGTTCGGTTGTCGTGGCCCACTATGCCGGTGTCACCGTCGCGCAGATGAACGATTTTCGTTCGAAGATGCGTCAAGCGGGCGGCACTGTCAAAGTCGCGAAGAACCGCCTGGCCAGGATTGCCCTTCAGGGTACGGAGTCCGAGGGAATGGCTGACCTGTTCACGGGTCAGACGCTCATCGCTTATTGCGATGACCCGGTGACGGCTCCGAAGGTCTGCATGGATTTCGCCAAGACCAACGACAAGCTCGTTGTCATCGGCGGCGCCATGGGGGCAACCGTGCTCGATGCCGAGGGCGTCAAGTCGCTTGCGACGATGCCTTCGCTGGACGAGCTGCGTGCGAAGCTGGTTGGTATGATCCAGACCCCGGCGACGCGTATCGCGACGATTGCTTCTGCACCGGCAAGCCAGCTTGCCCGCGTGCTCAACGCCTACGCCACGAAGGACGAAGCCGCTTGA
- the rplA gene encoding 50S ribosomal protein L1, producing the protein MTKIAKRIQKTREGIDVNKLYPLAEAVQLVKERAVAKFDESIEIAMNLGVDPRHADQMVRGVVNLPNGTGKSVRVAVFARGPKADEAREAGADIVGAEDLVEQVQAGNIDFDRCIATPDMMPLVGRLGKVLGPRGMMPNPKVGTVTMDVKAAIEASKGGAVEFRVEKAGIVHAGVGKASFDASALEENIRAFADAVVKAKPAGAKGNYVKRVALSSTMGPGVKIDFSSVNA; encoded by the coding sequence ATGACGAAGATTGCAAAGCGTATTCAGAAGACCCGCGAGGGCATCGACGTCAACAAGCTCTACCCGCTTGCCGAAGCGGTCCAGCTTGTCAAGGAACGGGCTGTCGCCAAGTTCGATGAGTCCATCGAAATCGCGATGAACCTCGGCGTTGACCCGCGTCACGCCGACCAGATGGTTCGCGGCGTTGTCAATCTGCCGAACGGCACGGGCAAGAGCGTTCGCGTTGCCGTGTTCGCCCGCGGTCCGAAGGCTGATGAAGCCAGGGAAGCCGGTGCGGACATTGTCGGCGCGGAAGATCTCGTCGAGCAGGTCCAGGCCGGCAATATCGATTTCGACCGCTGCATCGCGACCCCGGATATGATGCCGCTCGTCGGCCGTCTCGGTAAGGTGCTCGGCCCCCGCGGCATGATGCCGAACCCGAAGGTTGGCACCGTGACGATGGACGTCAAGGCGGCCATCGAAGCCTCCAAGGGCGGCGCTGTCGAGTTTCGCGTCGAAAAGGCCGGCATCGTGCATGCCGGCGTCGGCAAGGCCTCGTTTGATGCGAGCGCGCTGGAAGAAAACATCCGCGCCTTCGCCGATGCCGTGGTCAAGGCAAAGCCGGCCGGCGCCAAGGGCAACTACGTCAAGCGCGTCGCGCTGTCGTCGACGATGGGCCCGGGCGTCAAGATCGACTTCTCGTCGGTCAACGCTTAA
- the rplK gene encoding 50S ribosomal protein L11, with protein MAKKVAGQLKLQVPAGSANPSPPIGPALGQRGINIMEFCKAFNAASQEMEKGMPIPVIITYYQDKSFTFVMKQPPVSYFLKREAKIKSGSNTPGKASAGSISSEQVRKIAEAKMSDLNAADIEGAMRMVEGSARAMGLEVTG; from the coding sequence ATGGCTAAGAAAGTTGCAGGCCAGCTCAAGTTGCAGGTCCCGGCAGGTTCGGCAAACCCGTCCCCGCCGATCGGTCCGGCGCTTGGTCAGCGCGGCATCAATATCATGGAATTCTGCAAGGCGTTCAATGCCGCCTCGCAGGAAATGGAAAAGGGCATGCCCATCCCGGTAATCATCACCTATTACCAGGACAAGTCCTTTACCTTCGTCATGAAGCAGCCCCCGGTCTCCTACTTCCTGAAGCGGGAAGCGAAGATCAAGTCGGGTTCCAATACCCCGGGCAAGGCGAGCGCCGGTTCGATCTCCTCCGAGCAGGTCCGCAAGATCGCGGAAGCCAAGATGAGCGACCTGAACGCCGCCGATATCGAAGGCGCAATGCGCATGGTCGAGGGTTCCGCCCGCGCCATGGGCCTGGAAGTGACGGGTTGA
- the nusG gene encoding transcription termination/antitermination protein NusG, with amino-acid sequence MAMRWYIVHAYSNFEKKVAEAIEEKAKQKGLDHFFDRILVPTEKVVEVRRGRKVDSERKFFPGYVLVRADLNDEVFHLIKNTPRVTGFLGSDQKPVPIPDSEAEHILGQVQEGVERPKATVSFEIGENVRVSDGPFASFNGVVQDVDEERARLKVEVSIFGRATPVELEYAQVEKV; translated from the coding sequence ATGGCGATGCGCTGGTATATTGTTCATGCCTATTCCAACTTCGAGAAGAAGGTGGCGGAGGCAATCGAGGAGAAGGCCAAGCAGAAGGGCCTCGATCATTTCTTCGATCGTATCCTCGTTCCGACCGAAAAGGTCGTTGAAGTCCGTCGCGGCCGCAAGGTCGATTCGGAACGCAAGTTCTTTCCCGGCTATGTTCTGGTGCGGGCGGACCTCAATGACGAGGTCTTCCACCTGATCAAGAACACGCCGCGGGTAACCGGTTTTCTCGGCAGCGACCAGAAGCCCGTTCCGATCCCGGACTCCGAGGCCGAGCACATTCTCGGTCAGGTCCAGGAGGGCGTCGAGCGCCCGAAGGCGACCGTATCCTTCGAGATCGGCGAGAATGTCCGCGTTTCCGATGGTCCGTTCGCCTCGTTCAACGGCGTCGTCCAGGATGTCGACGAGGAACGCGCCCGCCTGAAGGTCGAGGTTTCGATCTTCGGCCGCGCAACGCCGGTCGAGCTGGAATACGCCCAGGTCGAAAAAGTTTGA
- the secE gene encoding preprotein translocase subunit SecE, with protein MASKTNPFTFLQQVRAETAKVVWPSRRETVISTLMVMVMVVVAAFFFFAADQLMSLAMNFVLNLGA; from the coding sequence ATGGCATCGAAAACCAATCCATTCACGTTTCTGCAGCAAGTGCGCGCTGAGACGGCCAAAGTCGTTTGGCCTTCCCGGCGCGAAACTGTGATCTCGACTCTCATGGTCATGGTGATGGTTGTCGTGGCAGCGTTCTTCTTCTTCGCGGCTGATCAACTGATGAGCCTGGCGATGAATTTCGTCCTCAATCTCGGCGCCTGA
- a CDS encoding FAD-dependent oxidoreductase, with the protein MTTKTRALVIGGGVVGVSTLYHLAKKGWDDAVLIERKELTSGSTWHAAGLLPLFNMSYSVGQLHKYSVNLYSALEEETGLNVGFSKVSNIRLAMTQDRMDEYLYYSGIAETIGVDFRFLTPEQVKEVWPLCETDGILGAIQHPGDGYIQPADLTQALAKGARDKGGRIMRNTTVTEIRQNLDGTWHVETDKEAFTADHVISCTGNFARRTGAMVGLNVPVIPVEHQYIVTEPHPAILERKRQGLPEMGVLRESDSAWYMREEAGGLILGPYEVGAPVCYVDGPSDDSEYELFQEELDRLMPHIETAMARVPAFAEVGIKKVYNGAIAYTPDGNPIVGPAPGLRNFWLNEGHSFGITAAGGAGWQLAEWIVNGEPTVDLAGVDPRRFGPYATEGYLIAKNEEAYANVFTMHYPDEERGAARPLKTSPVYERLKALGGVFGSVYGWERANWYAPEGYALDESELGVGADVITSHNHAPPLEDGRIVEKWSFRRSNYFEHVGNEVKHVHEKVGVLDMTPFAKMEVSGVGARDFLDSIFANAIPKKRGRIALCHLLGQEGGVRAEFTLYEWAPDRFYLVSGAGLESHDHDLLMKLAPSDGSVTLRPLTMEMGVLVVAGPKSRDLLKKLTRTSLENADFPWLTGQPISIGAAGCYALRVNFVGELGWELHHPIAMQTYIFDKLMEAGAEFDIRPFGIRAMGAMALEKSYRAMQREMTIEYTAYESGLDRFIKPQKNFIGKEALLSKKEEGLSAVFATLIVEGVTDCDARGSEAIYDLDGNLAGRATQGGFGWRIGKSIALAMLNPDCAAPGTKLKIRILGALFDAAVVEESPFDPENEALRA; encoded by the coding sequence ATGACGACGAAGACGAGGGCTCTGGTGATCGGCGGCGGCGTCGTCGGCGTGTCGACGCTTTATCATCTGGCGAAGAAGGGCTGGGACGATGCGGTCCTGATCGAGCGCAAGGAACTGACCTCCGGCTCGACCTGGCATGCCGCGGGCCTTCTGCCACTGTTCAACATGAGCTATTCCGTCGGCCAGCTGCACAAATATTCGGTCAATCTCTATTCGGCGCTGGAGGAAGAGACCGGCCTCAATGTGGGGTTCTCCAAGGTCTCCAATATCCGCCTTGCCATGACACAGGACCGGATGGACGAGTATCTCTATTATTCCGGCATTGCCGAGACCATCGGCGTTGATTTCAGGTTCCTGACGCCGGAACAGGTGAAGGAGGTCTGGCCGCTGTGCGAGACGGACGGTATACTGGGCGCGATCCAGCATCCCGGGGACGGCTATATCCAGCCCGCCGACCTGACCCAGGCGCTGGCCAAGGGCGCGCGCGACAAGGGCGGCCGGATCATGCGCAACACCACGGTGACCGAGATCCGCCAGAACCTTGACGGCACTTGGCATGTGGAAACCGATAAAGAGGCGTTTACCGCCGATCATGTGATTTCCTGCACCGGCAATTTCGCGCGGCGGACCGGCGCCATGGTCGGCCTCAACGTGCCGGTTATTCCGGTCGAGCACCAATATATCGTCACCGAGCCGCATCCCGCGATTCTGGAGCGAAAAAGGCAGGGCCTGCCCGAGATGGGCGTGCTGCGTGAATCCGACAGCGCCTGGTATATGCGCGAGGAGGCTGGCGGCCTGATCCTCGGGCCGTACGAGGTCGGCGCGCCGGTCTGTTATGTCGACGGGCCTTCCGACGACAGCGAATACGAGCTGTTCCAGGAGGAGCTCGACCGGCTGATGCCGCATATCGAAACCGCGATGGCCCGCGTTCCGGCCTTTGCGGAAGTCGGCATCAAGAAGGTCTATAACGGCGCGATCGCCTATACGCCCGACGGCAACCCGATTGTCGGGCCTGCGCCGGGGCTGAGGAATTTCTGGCTGAACGAGGGGCATTCCTTCGGCATTACCGCTGCCGGCGGCGCCGGCTGGCAATTGGCCGAATGGATCGTCAACGGCGAGCCGACCGTGGACCTTGCCGGCGTCGATCCGCGCCGCTTCGGGCCCTACGCGACCGAGGGCTACCTCATCGCCAAGAACGAGGAGGCCTATGCCAATGTCTTCACCATGCACTATCCGGACGAGGAGCGCGGGGCCGCCCGGCCGCTGAAGACTTCGCCGGTCTACGAGCGGCTGAAGGCGCTCGGCGGCGTGTTTGGCTCGGTCTATGGCTGGGAGCGGGCCAACTGGTATGCGCCCGAAGGCTATGCGCTGGACGAGAGCGAACTCGGCGTCGGAGCCGATGTCATCACCAGCCACAACCATGCCCCGCCGCTGGAGGATGGCCGGATCGTGGAAAAATGGTCGTTCCGCCGCTCCAACTATTTCGAGCATGTCGGCAACGAGGTGAAACACGTCCACGAGAAGGTCGGCGTGCTCGACATGACGCCGTTCGCCAAGATGGAAGTCTCGGGCGTCGGCGCGCGCGACTTTCTCGACAGCATCTTTGCCAACGCGATCCCGAAAAAGCGCGGCCGGATCGCGCTCTGCCACCTCCTGGGCCAGGAAGGCGGGGTGAGGGCGGAGTTCACGCTTTACGAATGGGCGCCCGACCGCTTCTATCTTGTCTCCGGCGCGGGGCTTGAAAGCCATGACCACGATCTGCTGATGAAGCTCGCGCCGAGCGATGGCTCGGTGACGCTCCGGCCGCTGACCATGGAAATGGGCGTGCTCGTGGTTGCTGGGCCGAAGTCGCGCGATCTTCTGAAGAAATTGACGCGCACATCGCTCGAAAACGCCGATTTCCCCTGGTTGACGGGCCAGCCGATCTCGATCGGCGCTGCAGGCTGCTATGCGCTCAGGGTCAACTTCGTCGGCGAACTCGGCTGGGAGCTGCACCACCCGATCGCGATGCAGACCTATATCTTTGACAAGCTGATGGAAGCCGGGGCCGAATTCGATATCAGGCCCTTCGGTATCCGGGCGATGGGGGCGATGGCGCTCGAAAAATCCTACCGCGCCATGCAGCGGGAGATGACCATCGAATACACGGCCTACGAATCGGGCCTCGACCGCTTCATCAAGCCGCAGAAGAATTTCATCGGCAAGGAGGCGCTGCTGTCGAAGAAGGAGGAGGGGCTTTCCGCCGTTTTCGCGACCCTCATCGTTGAAGGCGTCACCGATTGCGATGCCCGCGGCTCCGAGGCGATCTATGATCTCGACGGCAATCTGGCCGGCCGCGCGACCCAGGGCGGCTTCGGCTGGAGGATCGGCAAGTCGATCGCGCTGGCGATGCTGAATCCGGATTGTGCCGCGCCGGGCACGAAGCTGAAGATCCGCATCCTCGGGGCGTTGTTCGATGCCGCCGTTGTGGAGGAGAGCCCGTTCGATCCGGAGAACGAGGCGCTCAGGGCGTGA
- a CDS encoding mechanosensitive ion channel domain-containing protein, with translation MRRKKARGGFRLAVLAAGLLCVLSGAPVHAQQATPAPPSASGTGQQPNDAVATTRDPFISETATALDSYGDALSSISEAVGGEGGSDDALARLQVQVDQLQSELSKTDGAIQARLGDVRAQLAELGSAPGPGESPEPDVTTQERNTLLAERSELNALADRLSKLGSSAEETSDRVSEIRREQFARALFKHTDLQELFSTDFGTLWHQQFDAFRASYGGWLSFIWQSKRIQFIIANLLSILAAAFAYRLSTRFVERTKLDLQMEEPDYVIRLLAAFWTTMIPCLALFAFLTVSYVLFVGMGIFLPDVERFVLQAYVSGAIIFFVFLLSRNVLTPGRPQWRLMPIGNAASRNLMLAFTAMALINWGDILIGVLNETLDAGVQIDVLRSLISSVLIGAILVAVSFIRPRPPVEAEKKRTRTIALLFPSAIAFSARMVGLFVMLCALVGYVALARFAAKQVVLTGAVLITMYIGMLVGQAVSQAGSIARTSFGKRFVERFQLSAVRADQLSLLAGLFIYALTLFIGIPLVLLSWGVRYEQMRLWAANNLTSVTIGSITISLGGILVGVLLFVGGFLATRWFQGWFDNNVLLRSRADAGVRNSVKTGISYLGIVLASLLAISAAGVNLSSLALVASALSIGIGFGLQTIVSNFVSGLILLAERPFKVGDWIVSGTTEGFVKRISVRATEIETFQRQSIIVPNSELINASVGNWMHHNQMGRSEVAVGVSYDSDPRKVMDILMDIGTSHPLVLQNPEPMVIFMGFGESTLDFEVRVYLADVFNGISVRNDIRVAIFERFKEEGITIPYPQRDLHIIPQKERRDELADAIRKHTRKNAPAEPVAPAHEARPMFDHPDAGNDDGGER, from the coding sequence ATGCGGCGGAAAAAGGCGAGGGGCGGTTTCCGGCTTGCGGTGTTGGCGGCGGGGCTTCTTTGCGTCCTGTCCGGCGCCCCCGTCCATGCCCAGCAGGCAACGCCCGCCCCGCCTTCCGCTTCCGGCACGGGGCAGCAGCCGAACGATGCGGTGGCGACGACACGCGATCCGTTCATTTCCGAGACCGCGACGGCGCTCGATTCCTATGGCGATGCGCTGTCCTCGATTTCCGAGGCGGTCGGCGGCGAGGGCGGCAGCGACGATGCGCTGGCCAGGCTGCAGGTTCAGGTCGACCAGCTTCAAAGCGAGCTTTCAAAGACCGACGGCGCCATTCAGGCCCGGCTTGGCGATGTCCGCGCTCAACTGGCGGAGCTTGGCAGCGCGCCCGGGCCGGGCGAAAGCCCGGAGCCGGACGTGACGACGCAGGAGCGCAACACGCTCCTTGCCGAGCGTTCCGAGCTCAACGCACTCGCCGACAGGCTGAGCAAGCTTGGATCCTCGGCCGAGGAAACCTCCGACAGGGTATCCGAGATCCGGCGCGAGCAATTCGCCCGCGCCTTGTTCAAGCATACCGATCTGCAGGAGCTTTTCTCGACCGATTTCGGGACGCTCTGGCATCAGCAGTTTGACGCTTTCAGGGCGTCTTATGGCGGCTGGCTGAGTTTCATCTGGCAGTCGAAACGCATCCAGTTCATCATCGCCAACCTGCTCTCGATCCTTGCCGCGGCCTTTGCCTACCGGCTCTCCACGCGGTTTGTCGAACGCACGAAGCTGGACCTGCAGATGGAGGAGCCGGACTACGTGATCCGCTTGCTGGCCGCCTTCTGGACGACGATGATCCCCTGCCTGGCGCTTTTCGCCTTTCTCACCGTGTCCTATGTCCTGTTTGTCGGCATGGGCATTTTCCTGCCCGATGTCGAGCGCTTCGTCCTTCAGGCCTATGTGTCGGGCGCGATCATCTTCTTCGTGTTCCTCCTGTCGCGCAATGTGCTGACGCCGGGCCGGCCGCAATGGCGGCTGATGCCGATCGGCAACGCCGCTTCGCGCAACCTGATGCTGGCCTTCACGGCAATGGCCCTGATCAACTGGGGTGATATCCTGATCGGCGTGCTGAACGAGACGCTGGACGCCGGCGTCCAGATCGATGTGCTGCGCAGCCTGATTTCCTCCGTCCTGATCGGCGCCATTCTCGTGGCCGTATCCTTCATCCGCCCGCGGCCGCCGGTCGAGGCGGAGAAGAAGCGCACGCGCACGATCGCTCTCCTGTTTCCCTCTGCCATCGCCTTTTCCGCGCGCATGGTCGGGCTGTTCGTCATGCTCTGCGCGCTGGTCGGCTACGTGGCGCTTGCCCGTTTCGCCGCCAAGCAGGTGGTGCTGACCGGCGCCGTGCTGATCACCATGTATATCGGCATGCTCGTCGGCCAGGCGGTATCGCAGGCCGGCAGCATTGCCCGCACCAGTTTCGGAAAGCGCTTCGTCGAACGGTTCCAGCTGTCGGCCGTGCGCGCCGACCAGTTGTCGCTGCTTGCCGGGCTGTTCATCTACGCGCTGACGCTGTTCATCGGCATTCCGCTGGTGCTGCTGTCCTGGGGCGTGCGCTACGAGCAGATGCGGCTGTGGGCCGCAAACAACCTGACCTCCGTCACCATCGGCTCGATCACCATTTCACTTGGCGGCATTCTGGTCGGGGTCCTGCTGTTCGTCGGCGGCTTTCTCGCGACGCGGTGGTTCCAGGGCTGGTTCGACAACAATGTCCTGTTGCGTTCGCGCGCCGATGCCGGCGTCCGCAATTCCGTCAAGACCGGGATAAGCTATCTCGGCATCGTGTTGGCGAGCCTCCTGGCGATCTCGGCGGCAGGCGTCAATCTCTCCAGCCTGGCGCTGGTCGCCTCCGCCCTGTCCATCGGCATCGGCTTCGGCCTGCAGACGATCGTCTCCAACTTCGTTTCCGGCCTGATCCTGCTGGCCGAGCGGCCGTTCAAGGTCGGCGACTGGATCGTGTCCGGGACCACGGAGGGTTTCGTCAAGCGCATTTCCGTGCGCGCGACCGAGATCGAGACCTTCCAGCGCCAGTCAATCATCGTGCCGAATTCCGAACTGATCAACGCCTCCGTCGGCAACTGGATGCACCACAACCAGATGGGCCGCTCCGAGGTCGCCGTCGGCGTCTCCTATGACAGCGATCCGCGAAAGGTGATGGATATCCTGATGGACATTGGCACCTCGCATCCGCTGGTACTGCAGAATCCGGAGCCGATGGTGATCTTCATGGGGTTCGGCGAATCGACGCTCGATTTCGAGGTCCGCGTCTATCTCGCCGACGTGTTCAACGGCATTTCCGTGCGTAACGACATCCGCGTGGCGATCTTCGAGCGCTTCAAGGAGGAAGGCATCACCATTCCCTATCCGCAGCGCGACCTGCATATCATCCCGCAGAAGGAGCGCCGCGACGAGCTGGCGGATGCAATCCGCAAGCACACGCGGAAGAACGCTCCGGCGGAACCCGTCGCGCCGGCGCACGAGGCCCGGCCGATGTTCGACCATCCCGACGCCGGCAATGATGACGGCGGCGAGCGCTAG
- a CDS encoding DUF924 family protein — MSEFIETVASPDQVLSFWFDELTPKDWFQPDDVAALDNAILYRFFATHRALARDVDGAWRATPEAQLAAVIVLDQFPRNIYRATPMAFATDMLALREAKLAIASGAHEKVAESRRAFFFMPFEHSENLADQDRSVALFAALGNEEFSSYAESHREVIARFGRFPHRNPILKRRSTRAELAYLSGGESTGWGQK; from the coding sequence ATGAGTGAGTTCATCGAGACCGTCGCCAGCCCCGATCAGGTGCTTTCATTCTGGTTTGACGAACTGACGCCGAAAGACTGGTTCCAGCCCGACGATGTGGCGGCTCTCGACAACGCCATCCTCTACCGTTTCTTTGCCACCCACCGGGCGCTGGCGCGCGATGTCGACGGAGCCTGGCGGGCAACGCCCGAGGCCCAGCTTGCGGCCGTGATCGTGCTCGACCAGTTTCCGCGCAACATCTACCGCGCAACGCCCATGGCCTTTGCCACCGACATGCTGGCGCTCCGGGAAGCGAAGCTGGCGATCGCCAGCGGCGCCCACGAAAAGGTCGCCGAAAGCCGTCGGGCGTTTTTCTTCATGCCGTTCGAACATTCCGAAAATCTTGCCGATCAGGACCGTTCGGTAGCGCTCTTTGCCGCGCTCGGCAATGAGGAGTTCTCGTCCTATGCCGAAAGCCACCGGGAGGTGATTGCCCGGTTCGGCCGTTTTCCCCATCGCAATCCGATCCTGAAGCGGCGCTCGACCCGCGCCGAACTGGCCTATCTTTCGGGCGGGGAAAGCACCGGCTGGGGGCAGAAATAG